One region of Etheostoma spectabile isolate EspeVRDwgs_2016 chromosome 21, UIUC_Espe_1.0, whole genome shotgun sequence genomic DNA includes:
- the foxl3 gene encoding forkhead box L3 translates to MFDNSNYPFNCFNYDGDGYPSSSTDEEKKMCRPAYSYIALIAMAIQQSPEQRVTLSGIYEFIMKRFPYYRSNQRAWQNSIRHNLSLNSCFIKVPRAEGNEKGKGNYWTYATGCESMLDLFENGNFRRRRRRRNMKMGLRDSGETPFHHSESHSNQQVPSARHPEPDSTLCPLNPERPRPGPRQNHLIPNPAQQGKPESEIKFSIDYILSTPDPPLPGFRSSHGPVHIGPTGPSIHVLEPQHLNLHFWTL, encoded by the exons ATGTTTGATAACTCCAACTACCCCTTCAACTGTTTTAACTACGATGGAGACGGATACCCTTCCTCCAGCACGGACGAAGAGAAGAAAATGTGTAGACCCGCTTACAG ctACATAGCTCTGATAGCCATGGCCATCCAGCAGAGTCCCGAGCAGCGGGTCACTCTGTCGGGCATCTATGAGTTCATCATGAAGAGATTTCCTTACTACCGCTCCAACCAAAGAGCCTGGCAGAACTCCATCAGACACAACCTGTCTCTCAACAGCTGCTTCATCAAG GTTCCCAGGGCAGAGGGCAATGAGAAGGGAAAAGGAAACTACTGGACTTATGCCACCGGCTGTGAATCCATGCTCGACCTTTTTGAAAACGGCAATTTCCGACGTCGCCGGCGCAGGAGGAACATGAAAATGGGCTTACGTGATTCAGGAGAAACCCCTTTCCACCATTCGGAGAGCCACAGCAATCAGCAGGTACCCTCAGCTCGGCACCCGGAACCCGACTCCACCCTCTGCCCTTTGAACCCTGAGAGGCCGAGGCCGGGCCCCCGGCAAAACCACCTCATCCCTAACCCCGCCCAGCAGGGCAAACCAGAGTCAGAGATCAAGTTTAGCATTGACTACATCCTGTCCACTCCAGATCCACCCCTGCCCGGGTTCAGATCCTCCCACGGGCCCGTTCACATAGGCCCCACAGGACCTTCCATACATGTCCTGGAGCCACAACATCTGAACCTGCACTTCTGGACTCTGTAA